A genomic window from Bubalus bubalis isolate 160015118507 breed Murrah chromosome X, NDDB_SH_1, whole genome shotgun sequence includes:
- the LOC102416387 gene encoding calmodulin, whose translation MKSLGQNPTEAELQDMINEVDADGNGTIDFPEFLTMIARKMKDTDSEEEIREAFRVFDKDGNGYISAAELRHVMTNLREKLTDEEVDEMIREADIDGDGQVNYEEFVQMITAKCRHCTECVKFLVQNCLFAFSLFVTYL comes from the coding sequence ATGAAGTCTCTTGGGCAGAATCCCACAGAAGCAGAGTTACAGGACATGATTAATGAAGTAGATGCTGATGGTAATGGCACAATTGACTTCCCGGAATTTCTGACAATGAttgcaagaaaaatgaaagatacagacagtgaagaagaaattAGAGAAGCATTCCGTGTGTTTGATAAGGATGGCAATGGCTATATTAGTGCAGCAGAGCTCCGCCATGTGATGACAAACCTTAGAGAGAAGTTAACAGATGAAGAGGTTGATGAAATGATCAGGGAAGCAGATATTGATGGTGATGGTCAAGTAAACTATGAAGAGTTTGTACAAATGATAACAGCAAAGTGCAGACATTGTACAGAATGTGTTAAATTTCTTGTACAAAATTgtttatttgccttttctttgTTTGTAACTTATCTGTAA